TATCTCCAATTTAGTCCATGAGAACAATACAACTGCAACTTAGTTTGACTTACCTGCCAACTTTTGCACATTGCTATGATCCGGTCAAAATCCGTATTTATTGCACGTAGAAAGTGATCGGAAGGACTTTGCATAATCGGGCAAGGAAATCCAGCATTTGAGAAATGCTTCATCAACGAAAGGAGTGTAATCAGTAACAGCATAAAGAGGGAACTTTTGTAGCTCggaaaacaaaataagagaaaagaaattaatactTCATATCTATATAACTGGATTTTAAACTTCTATTTTCCCCTCCACGttatagaaacaaaaatgatcACATAATCCAAGCATTCTTATTACATTTCATATCCAAAAAGGATACGTAAATTATGaattcactaattttagaagTTCAAAACCATTAAATGAGAGTGTAAAGAATCAGAACCACGGAGTTTGCTACCTGTAAGCAAGCCAATGTTTCCCCAAAAAATAGGGTGTTTCCATTTGAAAGAAGACATATCCGATCAAATAGGCCAAATACTTCAGTGCTGCTCTGATTAATAGTGAAAAGAAGAGTGCATCCAGTGCTTGCAAGTTTCTTCAGAGTAACCATCATCAGAAGGGCAGAGACactgaataaaataaaattttaacattagcTCATGGAAATGAAGCAAACAATTGTCAACAGAAAGGAACAAACAAGTACAAATATGCCCATATTTCCAACAGAAAGTAATGAATTGATTCAAACATGCATGGATTCAGCAATCAGATCACTAGTACGGTTGGATCAAAATAGTAAATGGTGAAATGTGGCTTTAGTAACCACATATATCTAAGGTAACTGCATAAATCAAACGGATTAGAACACAATTTTCTGCCAAAAAACATTCTTGATTTTGGTAACCATGTGCACTtgccaaataaatttttccaaaatagTTATGAACTACGTTCTCAGTTTGTTCCATACTCTTAAATGTTCCAACAAATATGCAGGATGCTGATAAGAAACCCAAGAGAAAActcaattaaatcaaaatcaaaactacAGCAAAGAACAGAAAAACCTGTCAAGATGATAGAGAGGCTCATCTATAAATAAGACATGCGGTCTCATCACAAGCTCTCGTGCAATGCGAACGCGCCTTCTCTCACCACAAGGAAGGCCCTTCATGTAACAGTGGCCACCTATCAGTTTGTTTGCATAATCACTTAAGGACATGGCATGGATAGCATCCTCTACCACATTTTTCCTCTGACAGAAGAAACCAGGAAGTTGAAGCAGTGCTGAGTAGTAGAGGTACTCTCGAACAGTGAGTGATCCAATTAGAATGGTTTCCCTCTCAACGAATCCCTGCAATTTTGGGGGGAAATTATAATATGTCAGGACCCGACAGACTGCAATATCTATAAAACATCACTGTTGGGAACCTTAACATTCTGTCCAGCTTAAAATAACCTGGCACCCAAAATGACACAAATGAACTTAAAACAAAAGCACATAAACattaaggaagaaaaaaaatccacaGTGAAGGTGAACAATATTTTGTTAGGAAAAGGATGTAAATATGCTCAAGCAAAAGCAGATACAAAGGTTTCACATGCAAAcagtaagagaaaaaaaatattaggtaATAGTTGGAAGAGATATCTAAAGAATAGCACAGGCAGCCATTtgcatttaaataaaataaaaacaaaaaaactcaACAGCAAGTCGTGTCACATGGAACTCACATATGACCCGTAGGGCATCTCTGATTTAGCCCCATTGACAAATACTTCACCATACATTCTGGCAGAATGAGGTAATCTTCCTGAAGTTAAGAGAAAAAAGCATTTTAGCCCATCACGTACAAAGAGAAGAACacagatattttaaaataaataagcaagGACTCGAATGCTCAGAAATCAATCATGCTAAAATACCTGCAATAGCCCTTAGTAGAGTGGATTTCCCTGATTTGGCAGGACCCATGATCACAGTCATTGTCCCTGGCAATGCATAGCCATTTGAACTCTTCACCACTTTATCGGAATACCTTCTCTTGCCCTTTATAGTAACAGTCAAATCTTTCCACACAACTGAAGCTCCTGCGATCTTCCTTGCAACAGCTGCACCCTCTGGTAATGGCGGGGATGGTAAGGAACCACTGTTAAGCTTCGACAGAGATGGGGAAGCTGGTGTGGTTGCAGCATTAATAGAGTCGCCTCCTTCTTCCACTCTGACTTCAACATCTGTATCTTCCCACTCTGGTGAATCCTCAAAAGAGATTGGTTGCCTTAGAGAACCCGGTTTCCGCAAGTAGAAAAAGTTACTTGAAGGAACTCTACTTGCAGGACTActtgctgatgatgatgacgaccTATAGTTATCTGATTGAGACtgtatttcttccatttaAGCTACACTTATTTCCAAAATCTCAAGTTGCAGATCTAATATGAGCAGGATACCTTTTGTTACTGAACTTAAACACTACATTATCCAATCAACCCGATGATTGCAGATACATAAGTTCGGTTACTAGCCACATAAGTATAGCTTATTATTTGAATACCAAATAGTTAGCTACAATTCCCCAGTACACCACTCCATCATCCCTGAAACAACCAGCCTGCAACAATGTTTTGaaggaaagaaattaatattatatttagatAGGAAAAAGTCCATGTAACCAGTGTATACATCAAACTTATTCAATATAAAGACTTTCTAATTCATGGCTGAGAATCAGAAGTAAACGACACGCAAAGCACATACTAAGTGCACGTATGGaatcacttatttttttaatactagaaaacaaaaaaagaataaacatTTCAGAAACAAAATCTATACGAAAACgacaaagaaagaagaaagggaaaattTTGGAAGTACACTAATAAAAGCTGTTGattaataatgtattaataatttatcacaCACTAAATAAGAATCATCCAATACTCTGggtattgaaaaaaaaaaatcaatagataTCACCTCATTTCTAGCATACATTATCCTCAAGAAAACAGAACCAATACAAAACATTCTTTCTCACAAAAAACTTTATGACTAAATACCAAAATGAAACTGTTGTAAGTACAACACCAATCACTTACTATAGATTAACAATTCCTGAGGAAGAACAACGGAAGCAGGAAACATAAAGGTTAAAACTCTTTTCATCTTTGCGTGTCTTTTAAGCCCAGTTAATCACAttctttaacaaaaaaatcgtCCATTTACCACCTTGGCAAAAGTTATAACACCCATTAAACTATTGGGCTCCAAATGCATACAAtgattaagaaaaatcaaacctTTAAGCCAAATAAACAATCTTTCACTCTTCAGTCAAACAATAATGAATATACCCCTTCAGCTCAGCTAAGCTGAATCTTTTTCCATATAAGATAAACCTACAAATAACAAGCTCAACACTTTGATatctctttgttttgttttcctttctCAGCAACCAAACATAAAGGTTAAAACTCTTTTCATCTTTGCGTGTCTTTTAAGCCCAGTTAATCTCattcttcaacaaaaaatcatccatTTACCACCTTGACAAAAGTTAAAACACCCATTAAGCTATTAGGCTCCAAATGCATACAAtgattaagaaaaatcaaacctTTAGACCAAATAAACAATCTTTCACTCTTCACTCAAACAATAATGAATATACCCCTTCAGCTCGGCTAAGCTGAATCTTTTTCCATATAAGATAAACCTACAAATAACAAGCTCAACACTTTGATatctctttgttttgttttcctttctCAGCAACCAAACATAAAGGTTAAAACTCTTTTCATCTTTGCGTGTCTTTTAAGCCCAGTTAATCTCattcttcaacaaaaaatcatccatTTACCACCTTGACAAAAGTTAAAACACCCATTAAGCTATTAGGCTCCAAATGCATACAAtgattaagaaaaatcaaacctTTAGACCAAATAAACAATCTTTCACTCTTCACTCAAACAATAATGAATATACCCCTTCAGCTCGGCTAAGCTGAATCTTTTTCCATATAAGATAAACCTACAAATAACAAGCTCAACACTTTGATatctctttgttttgttttcctttctCAGCAACCAAACATAAAGGTTAAAACTCTTTTCATCTTTGCGTGTCTTTTAAGCCCAGTTAATCTCattcttcaacaaaaaatcatccatTTACCACCTTGACAAAAGTTAAAACACCCATTAAGCTATTAGGCTCCAAATGCATACAAtgattaagaaaaatcaaacctTTAGACCAAATAAACAATCTTTCTCTCTTCACTCGAACAATAATGAATATAGCCCTTCAGCTCAGCTAAGCTGAATCTTTTTCCATATAAGATAAACCTACAAATAACAAGCTCAACACTTTGATATCTCTTTGTTTTTCGTTCGTTTTCCTTTCTCAGCAACCAAACAGATAACAAAACAGCTTACAACTTAACCAAACACACTTCTAGAAAGAAGTTCAGAGAATATATAAAGGACAAACCTGGATCTGGGTTTTGGGTTTTGTTTCTGCAGAGGAAGATAGTGAGTGAATGTGAAAAGCGAGTGAAGTGAGTGAAgtattaacattttataacaAGTAATAACTTTCAGGtccctaattttttataattttcttttgaaacaaacaTCTTACCCTTGATCATCAAATAGATCCTAActtctttcttaattaaaacaacaatATCTACCATAATCTTATCTATACGTCGAGACATATATACCACAattcaataacataaaaaattttatttttaagatctCTTAAACTAAGtatctttaatattattgtaatattaattattattaaattattactgAAATATTGTCACCACTCTCATTCtatttaaatagttaaatCACTAAAATGCCTTTTACGGTCATTTATTAAGTTACACAATCTGATAATGTATTAGTCAAATTTCAGTACTATCAAAGGCCTCGTTtggtttaaatataaaatgataagattggacaattttaggataaaattACCCTAATGCTGGGTTTGGTACCCAAAAGTAATTGTGGGATAAAATTAGTGGAGCCCACCATTTAGTCCAAATagtgtcaaaattttatcacAAGGGGGGGGTGTGGGATAAGCTAAAACTTAGCCATaggataagaaaaaaaaaaaagcccaaaattccTCTCTATCCCTCTCATAATTCTTGTTATGtttataatgatattatttagtaaaatataagtttaaaattataacatgttaaatataaaaaattaagggaagaatttacattttttaacaaatttaccaataattactaatttaatttagattatatttcatgtcattttaaaataaatctaacgtaatttcgataaattaatatataagacgTGTTATTAGTTACTAGACAATCTCATACCATACCAAACATAAGACATGATTAGTTATAGTACAATCCAACATTGCACCAAACATAATAtagtattatatataatatagtgttatccaatccaatcctATCTTATCCAATCCACTCATATCTTATTCAATCTTATCTTAT
This window of the Citrus sinensis cultivar Valencia sweet orange chromosome 8, DVS_A1.0, whole genome shotgun sequence genome carries:
- the LOC102611715 gene encoding ABC transporter G family member 3, with translation MEEIQSQSDNYRSSSSSASSPASRVPSSNFFYLRKPGSLRQPISFEDSPEWEDTDVEVRVEEGGDSINAATTPASPSLSKLNSGSLPSPPLPEGAAVARKIAGASVVWKDLTVTIKGKRRYSDKVVKSSNGYALPGTMTVIMGPAKSGKSTLLRAIAGRLPHSARMYGEVFVNGAKSEMPYGSYGFVERETILIGSLTVREYLYYSALLQLPGFFCQRKNVVEDAIHAMSLSDYANKLIGGHCYMKGLPCGERRRVRIARELVMRPHVLFIDEPLYHLDSVSALLMMVTLKKLASTGCTLLFTINQSSTEVFGLFDRICLLSNGNTLFFGETLACLQHFSNAGFPCPIMQSPSDHFLRAINTDFDRIIAMCKSWQDDHGDFSSVNMDTAVAIRTLEATYQSSADAAAVETMILRLTEKEGPFLKSKGKASSATRVAVLTWRSLLIMSREWKYYWLRLILCMILTLCVGTVFSGLGHSLSSVVTRVAAIFVFVSFNSLLNIAGVPALMKEIKTYASEESNMHSGALVFLLGQLLSSIPFLFLISISSSLVFYFLVGLRDEFSLLMYFVLNFFMCLLVNEGLMLVVASIWKDVYWSILTLISVHVVMMLSAGYFRIRNALPGPVWTYPISYVAFHTYSIKGLLENEYLGTSFPVGQVRTISGYQALQSAYDISSKSNSKWGNLLVLFLMAIGYRLLLFVLLYLRVKKNTFIHKLFKCDHDTNNHR